From one Drosophila subpulchrella strain 33 F10 #4 breed RU33 chromosome 3L, RU_Dsub_v1.1 Primary Assembly, whole genome shotgun sequence genomic stretch:
- the LOC119554674 gene encoding homeobox protein caupolican, giving the protein MAAYAQFGYAGYPTANQLTTANTDSQSGHGGGSPLSGTNEASLSPSGGSTATGMTAGPLSPGAVSQSSHHAGHKGLSTSPTEDVVGGADGPGGISSAAQDLPARGSCCENGRPIITDPVSGQTVCSCQYDPARLAIGGYSRMALPSGGVGVYGGPYPSNEQNPYPSIGVDNSAFYAPLSNPYGIKDTSPSTEMSAWTSASLQSTTGYYSYDPTLAAYGYGPNYDLAARRKNATRESTATLKAWLSEHKKNPYPTKGEKIMLAIITKMTLTQVSTWFANARRRLKKENKMTWEPKNKTEDDDDGMMSDDEKEKDSGDGGKLSTEAFDPGNQLIKSELGKAEKEVDSDQKLDLDREPHNLVAMRGLAPYATPPGAHPMHAAYSSYAQSHNTHTHPHPQLQHHQQSQQLQHHQQMDQPYYGYGQEESVSSGDFAAQKNPLSRDCGIPVPASKPKIWSVADTAACKTPPPTAAYLGQNFYPPSASAEQLHHHHPQPQPQPQQQQQHPNPHHPHPHPHHSMELGSPLSMMSSYAGGSPYSRIPTAYTEAMGMHLPSSSSSSGKVPHPTSTTHGHHPTLNHIHPAPQRVGFPEIQPDTPPQTPPTMKLNSSGSSSSGSGSSHSSSMHSAPVTVASMVNILYSNEGYGHNQGHGHGNGLGHGLGSTCHMGGATYLTEGRSGS; this is encoded by the exons ATGGCTGCATATGCGCAGTTTGGATACGCTGGCTACCCGACGGCAAATCAG CTGACTACCGCCAATACCGACAGCCAGAGCGGCCATGGCGGAGGATCGCCGCTGTCCGGCACGAATGAGGCTTCCCTGAGTCCCTCGGGCGGTTCAACGGCCACAGGGATGACCGCCGGTCCGCTGAGTCCAGGTGCAGTTTCCCAGTCATCTCACCATGCGGGCCACAAGGGCCTCTCCACATCGCCGACGGAGGATGTTGTGGGTGGAGCCGATGGCCCCGGAGGCATTTCATCCGCTGCCCAAGACCTGCCCGCCCGGGGATCCTGCTGCGAGAACGGACGACCCATCATCACGGATCCCGTGTCCGGCCAGACGGTGTGCTCCTGCCAGTACGATCCCGCCAGACTGGCCATCGGTGGCTACTCCCGGATGGCCCTGCCCTCCGGCGGAGTGGGCGTCTACGGCGGTCCCTATCCCTCCAACGAGCAGAACCCCTACCCCAGCATCGGAGTGGACAACTCGGCCTTCTACGCACCGCTG AGCAATCCCTACGGCATCAAGGACACCAGTCCCAGCACCGAGATGAGCGCCTGGACATCGGCGAGTCTGCAGTCCACCACCGGGTACTACTCCTACGACCCCACGCTGGCGGCCTACGG ATACGGACCCAACTATGATCTCGCCGCCAGAAGAAAGAACGCCACGCGGGAGTCCACGGCCACTCTGAAGGCCTGGCTGAGTGAGCACAAGAAGAATCCGTATCCGACGAAGGGGGAGAAGATCATGTTGGCCATCATCACCAAGATGACCCTCACCCAGGTGTCCACCTGGTTCGCCAATGCGCGGCGCAGGCTGAAAAAGGAGAACAAGATGACCTGGGAGCCCAAGAATAAGACCGAGGACGATGACGATGGCATGATGTCGGACGACGAGAAGGAAAAGGACTCTGGGGACGGTGGAAAACTCTCAACCGAAGCCTTTG ATCCCGGCAATCAACTTATCAAATCCGAGCTGGGAAAGGCGGAGAAGGAGGTGGACAGTGACCAGAAGCTGGATCTCGACCGGGAGCCGCACAATCTGGTGGCGATGCGCGGACTGGCGCCctatgccacgccccccggcGCCCATCCCATGCACGCGGCCTACAGCTCGTATGCGCAATCCCACAACACGCATACGCACCCGCATCCCCAGCtgcagcaccaccagcagagccagcagctgcagcaccaccagcagaTGGACCAGCCCTACTACGGCTACGGCCAGGAGGAGTCCGTTTCCTCGGGGGACTTTGCGGCCCAAAAAAACCCGCTGAGCAGAGACTGTGGCATCCCAGTTCCGGCGAGCAAGCCCAAGATCTGGAGCGTGGCCGACACAGCCGCCTGCAAGACACCGCCGCCCACCGCGGCGTACCTCGGCCAGAACTTCTACCCCCCGTCCGCCTCGGCGGAGCAGCTGCACCACCACCATCCGCAGCCGCAgccgcagccgcagcagcagcagcagcatcccaATCCACATCACCCACATCCCCATCCGCACCACTCGATGGAGCTCGGTTCGCCGCTGAGTATGATGAGCAGCTACGCCGGCGGATCGCCATATTCGCGGATACCTACGGCGTACACCGAGGCCATGGGCATGCACCTGCCCAGCAGCAGTTCCTCCTCCGGCAAGGTGCCGCACCCCACCAGCACCACCCACGGCCACCACCCCACCCTCAATCATATCCACCCGGCGCCGCAGCGGGTGGGGTTTCCCGAGATCCAGCCCGATACGCCGCCCCAAACGCCGCCCACTATGAAGCTCAACAGCAgcgggagcagcagcagcgggagCGGGAGCAGCCACAGTTCCTCGATGCATTCCGCTCCGGTGACGGTGGCTTCCATGGTCAACATTTTGTACAGTAACGAGGGCTATGGCCATAACCAGGGCCATGGTCACGGGAATGGGCTGGGACACGGACTGGGGTCCACTTGCCACATGGGTGGCGCCACCTACCTGACGGAGGGCCGTTCCGGGTCGTAA